A window from Rhizobium sp. BG4 encodes these proteins:
- a CDS encoding LacI family DNA-binding transcriptional regulator, which produces MTDVARIAGVSQSSVSLVLNEMSGSRISPETQAKVLEAAHKIGYKLPSVRHEAPPETRIEKDTIAFIVDEISTSPHPVVSLDGVRDFAFEQGFLTSAHATRSNPDLEDAVLRSVLRDPSIIGVIYATIFTRKVKVPKLLKDIPTVLLNCYAEPRQHMAIVPGEVAGGFAATAHLTSLGHRRIGFINGEPWMDAAADRLKGYKQALATVDVAFDETLVRDGDWLPLRGYEAGLDLLSMQSPPTAIFCGNDLMAIGVMEAAAEKGFRVPEDLSVMGYDDQELARYTHPPLSTLVLPNYEMGQKAAETLIDMAVHGKSLRPMTIKVDGPLVVRTSTAKKKS; this is translated from the coding sequence ATGACAGATGTTGCCCGTATTGCGGGTGTTTCGCAGTCCAGCGTGTCGCTCGTGCTCAATGAAATGTCGGGATCGCGCATCTCTCCGGAGACCCAGGCCAAGGTTTTGGAGGCTGCTCATAAAATTGGTTATAAATTACCAAGTGTCCGTCATGAAGCGCCGCCCGAGACACGAATCGAAAAAGACACGATCGCCTTCATCGTCGACGAAATCTCCACCAGCCCGCATCCTGTCGTCAGCCTCGACGGCGTGCGCGACTTTGCCTTCGAGCAGGGCTTCCTGACATCGGCGCACGCGACGCGGTCGAACCCGGATCTCGAAGATGCGGTGCTGCGCTCCGTGCTGCGCGATCCCTCGATCATCGGGGTGATCTACGCAACGATCTTCACCCGCAAGGTCAAGGTACCGAAGCTGCTCAAGGATATCCCGACCGTGTTGCTGAACTGCTATGCCGAGCCGCGCCAGCATATGGCGATCGTTCCAGGCGAAGTGGCGGGTGGCTTTGCCGCGACCGCGCATCTGACCTCGCTCGGCCACCGGCGCATCGGCTTCATCAATGGCGAACCGTGGATGGACGCGGCGGCAGATCGCCTGAAGGGTTACAAGCAGGCGCTCGCCACAGTCGATGTCGCTTTCGACGAGACGCTGGTGCGCGATGGCGACTGGCTGCCGCTGCGCGGCTACGAGGCCGGCCTTGATCTGCTCTCCATGCAGAGCCCGCCGACGGCGATCTTCTGCGGCAATGACCTGATGGCCATCGGTGTTATGGAGGCGGCAGCCGAGAAGGGTTTTCGGGTGCCCGAGGATCTGTCGGTCATGGGCTACGACGACCAGGAACTGGCGCGTTACACGCACCCGCCGCTCTCGACGCTGGTTCTGCCGAACTATGAAATGGGTCAGAAAGCCGCGGAGACGCTGATCGACATGGCCGTGCACGGCAAGTCGCTGCGGCCGATGACGATCAAGGTCGACGGTCCGCTGGTCGTTCGGACTTCGACGGCCAAGAAGAAATCGTAG
- a CDS encoding ABC transporter substrate-binding protein: protein MSAFSRRTFMLAATALGAVAVAGSVAMAEVPALKHKDKYKVGFAQTESNNPWRIAQTESMKAEAAKLGYQLVYTDAAGSAAKQVADVNSMIAQGVDLIFLSPREEKPLIPAVKAAEKAGIPVILLDRSVDPKLAKPGKDYLTFIGSDFIKEGQRVAEWLAKNANGKKKIIELEGTTGSSPANDRKKGFDDAIKAAGGFEIVASQSGDFARDKGRQVAEALLQAHPDADIIYAHNDEMAIGAISAIEAAGKVPGKDILVLSIDGGKEAVGLVADGKIGAVVECNPRFGPKAFETMARYAKGEKIEPWVINEDKFYDASNAKAELSSAY from the coding sequence ATGTCCGCATTCTCACGTCGCACATTCATGCTCGCTGCAACCGCACTCGGCGCCGTCGCCGTTGCCGGCAGCGTTGCCATGGCAGAAGTCCCTGCGCTGAAGCACAAGGACAAGTACAAGGTCGGCTTCGCGCAGACCGAATCCAACAATCCGTGGCGTATCGCGCAGACCGAAAGCATGAAAGCAGAAGCTGCAAAGCTCGGCTATCAGCTGGTCTATACCGATGCTGCCGGTTCTGCCGCCAAGCAGGTCGCGGACGTCAACTCGATGATCGCCCAGGGCGTCGACCTGATCTTCCTGTCGCCGCGCGAAGAAAAGCCGCTCATCCCGGCCGTCAAGGCCGCTGAAAAGGCCGGCATTCCCGTTATCCTGCTCGACCGCAGCGTCGATCCGAAGCTCGCAAAGCCCGGCAAGGACTACCTGACCTTCATCGGCTCCGACTTCATCAAGGAAGGCCAGCGCGTTGCCGAATGGCTGGCGAAGAACGCCAACGGCAAGAAGAAGATCATCGAACTCGAAGGCACGACCGGTTCCTCGCCGGCCAACGACCGCAAGAAGGGCTTCGATGACGCGATCAAGGCCGCCGGCGGCTTCGAGATCGTCGCTTCGCAGTCCGGCGACTTCGCCCGCGACAAGGGCCGCCAGGTTGCGGAAGCCCTGCTTCAGGCCCATCCGGATGCCGATATCATCTACGCTCACAATGACGAAATGGCGATCGGCGCCATCTCGGCCATCGAAGCAGCTGGCAAAGTGCCCGGCAAGGACATCCTCGTCCTGTCGATCGACGGCGGCAAGGAAGCCGTCGGCCTCGTGGCAGATGGCAAGATCGGCGCTGTCGTAGAATGCAACCCGCGTTTCGGGCCGAAGGCTTTCGAAACGATGGCGCGCTACGCCAAGGGCGAAAAGATCGAGCCATGGGTCATCAACGAAGACAAGTTCTATGATGCATCCAACGCCAAGGCCGAGCTCTCCAGCGCATACTAA